The nucleotide window CATCGATTACAGGCACATTTTGCTGAGCAATTAAATTGGCATCCGATGCGCCTGCTCTGAACTCTTCCTTAATCGGCAGGTCAAGGCTTTTTGCCACATCTTTGACTGCTTGGAAAAGCTCTCTGTTGGCAGGATTCTGATTCATTGGAGGACGGCTGGTTAATATTTCCACTTTGCTGCTGGTATATGGTGTGTGTTGTTTTTTTACGATGGCTTGTATTTTTTCTTCCACATATTTTTTGTCCTCAACAGATAATAACCTGAAGTCGATGAATGCGGTTGAATCCTCAGGCACTGTGTTGGGACCGATTCCTCCCTTAATTACAGAGCTAAACCCCCAGCTAAGCTGGGGAGAATGGCAAAAGCTATGCTGAGTATTTAAAAAATGCTCCTTTTGGATTAAAGGTAACAGCGCTGATTCTGTGACCAAAATCCAA belongs to Thermodesulfobacteriota bacterium and includes:
- a CDS encoding M20/M25/M40 family metallo-hydrolase; translated protein: WILVTESALLPLIQKEHFLNTQHSFCHSPQLSWGFSSVIKGGIGPNTVPEDSTAFIDFRLLSVEDKKYVEEKIQAIVKKQHTPYTSSKVEILTSRPPMNQNPANRELFQAVKDVAKSLDLPIKEEFRAGASDANLIAQQNVPVIDGLGPMGGKDHSDDEYMIKESLWQRAALIACSIVQCCKTFVKV